AGACTGGACATATTTTTCGCACCCGGAACCTAATCCGGAGCATCCGCCTGTCAGACCATATGTCACTGTTCTTGAAGGAATACAGCAGCTTGCTGATGAGAATGAACTATCAGTAGAATATCATGAAGGCTGTAGTATCAGGGAAAGCGAGAAGGAGGATATTGCAGGTGCTGTACAAATTGCAAATCACTGTGATGTGATTGTACTAGTAATAGGCGATATTGTGGAGCAGGCAGGAGAGTACAGAGATAGAGCCGACTTGACTTTGACAGGTAAACAAATGGAGTTGTTTAGGCAGCTTCGCAGTTTGAAAAAACCTCTTATTACAGTTTTTGTAGCTTCAAAACCTCTATGTATTAATACTATAGCAGAAGAAACGGATGCCCTGATTGTTGGTTTTAATGGCGGCATGTTTGGTGGTCTCGCCGTTGCTGAAACCATTTTCGGCAAATTAAATCCAAGCGGTAAGCTTCCAATATCCTTTCCACGCCACAGCGGACAGCTTCCGGTATATTATAACAATCTGCCGGGATGGCATGGCGGCAGGTACTTGGATTTACCTGATACTCCACTATTTGCTTTTGGTGAAGGCCTATCCTATACAAGCTTTAAATACTCCAATCTAAAAGTAGATGAGACCAACTTAACCCTTCAGGTAGATGTAAGTAATACCGGAAAACAGGATGGTTATGAAATCGTACAGGTATATTTTATAGATTGTGTAAGTTCTGTATTAACCCCTGTGAAGCAGCTGATAGGATTTGAAAAAATATATATAAAAGCAAATGAAACAAAAAATGTAAGCTTTACCTTCTCAAAGGAAGACTTCTCACTGGTAAATTCTGATGAGAAACGTGTCACGGAGCCAGGCGAATTTATATTAATGGTTGGCTCCAGTTCGAGGGATATAGATTTGTTACAAAGTACAATTACTTTATAAGCGTTGAAAAAACAATGGCAAAGTACCCTGATGGTCTTTGTTGTCATTATTTTGAAGAGTTTTTTGGAACGACCAAAAGCATGGTTATTTCACCTACTGATGGCACTATTAAGCTCTGTTGGGGCGGAAGAATGGAAAAGTTAAGAAAACATTTGAATTTCCGTTTGCAATTACTTACACTCTAGGTGAGCCTAAACTATATATGATGAATACAGTACTTTTACATCAAGATAAAATTCATGAAAGGACAAGGAAATGATTATTAAAGAAACAGAAAACAAAGAACTTCCAACAATAATTCTGTTACACGGTGGTGGACTATCTTGGTGGTCATTAAAACCTATTATTGAACAGCTAAAAATGAATTTTCATGTTGTAACACCAATTATTGAAGGACACGGAGAAGCCGGAAAGGACACTTTTGTAAGTATAGAAAATTATGCACATAAGTTGATAGAATTTATTGATAAACAGTATAATGGGAAAATTTTTGCAATTGGAGGATTATCCATAGGTGCACAAATTGTAACGGAAATAATATCGTTTAGAAATGACATTACGGAGTATGCAATCATCGAAAGTGCACTGATTTATCCAATTAAAGGTATGACTTTTATAACTGTTCCTACTTATAAGCTGTTTTATGGATTAATTAAAAAGAGATGGTTTTCAAAATTACAAGCAAAAACATTATGTGTCCCTAAAAATATGTTTGAGCAGTATTATGATGAGAGCCTAAAAATAACCAAAGAATCACTTATAAACATAACATTAAGCAATGGGAATTATTGCTTAAACGACTCTATTTGTCATACAAAAGCAAAGGTTTTGGTCATTGTAGGCGAGAAAGAACTTCGTATCATGAAAAAATCAAGTTTAAGATTACATGAGCTAATAGCTGATAGTGAATTGTACATTGCTCCCCACATGGGACATGGGGGAATTAGTCTGTTATATCCAGAAAAGTATGTCGCTTTAATAACAAATTTCTTTAAAAAGAAAAAATAGCACAATGAGGACTATATCACTGATTTGTCTTGGTATTTATTACAACACAAAACACCCATTAAACTATAATTAGATTTGTCGTTTCCATGACTATTCCTCAGTTAAAAGTATTATTTTAGGAATTATAAAACTAATCCATATTTCTTTCTATAGTTTTTTGGAGAATATCCTGTTATTTTCTTAAAGACCTCTGAAAAATAATATGGAGTACTAAAAGACAGGTATTCGCTTATAACTTTTATTTCTACCAAACTAGTTTCAAGAAGTTCGCAGGCTTTTTGGATCTTCATTCTTGTGAAGTAGTCAATTGGGGAATAACCGGTTCTTTCTTTAAACTTCCTGCTAAAGTGATATTTTGACATACACATCTTATCCGCAAGTTGCTCCAATGTGTACACTTCTTGTATGTTACTTTTCATAAATAATATCAAATCTTCAAGATTTATATTATTTGTAGCTTGAAGATGTGAATACGTTTTTATTTGCAATATATTTGAAAAAAAGTTTTGCAAAGTGGATGAAGCATGAAAAAGATCTGAAAAGCTATAACCGTTTGATAAGGTTCGCAATGCCACTTCCATTGACAGTGATAACTCTGCTCTTACACCAACCTGTACAATGGGAGACTGCTTTGAAATTTCCAGCCTGTAGAAAATATCAGCTATTCCTTTTCCAATAAAATGTACCCAGTAAATAGACCATGGATTATCTTGTGCAGCTCCATACGCATGTGGAGTGTTCGATTCTAATAAAACCAAATTACCTTTAGAAATAAGCTTCGTCATTTCATCGGTTCTTAACCAGCCATTCCCTTCTATGCAATAAAGCATTATATATTCGTTAATCCCAGGTCTCTCAACGGCATGCCTTTTGGCTTCTTTAAAATACCCGATTTTTGTGATTATCATATTCTCTAAAAATGTATCTTTACGTTCTTTTTCTATAATATTTTCAGGAATATATAGAGTTGTTCCCATCGAACTTGTAAGTTTTAAATTATCCTTATACATAATGCCTCCAAATAGCAATATTGTGTATTAAATTAGCAATCCACTGAATTTTATTCATTTGTATTATACTATATAATTTATATAGATTAAAACATTTTTTAATTCGGTATAACGAAGACAGTTACTTGTAGATGGTATAATCTAATTTACTTAATAATAAAACAATGGAGGAAAATAGTGAAGGAAATCAATATCAATTTACCCTCAACAGAGGGAATTAAATCAGAGACTATAATGAGCGGAAATAACTTAAATGGTGTAAATATTGGAGTCAATAGAACTCATTTTTTTAAGAACGATGCCCCATGGTTTCCAATTACAGGAGAGTTTCATTATTCCAGATATCCAAGTGAATACTGGAAAGAAGCACTATATAGAGCAAAAGCTGGTGGTTTAGATACCATTGCCACCTATGTATTTTGGATTCATCATGAAGAGATAGAAGGCACGTTTAAGTGGAGTGGACGTTTTGATGTTAAGAGATTTATTACTCTTTGTAAAGAAGTTGGTCTGAATGTTATCTTAAGAATAGGTCCTTGGGATCATGGTGAAGTTAGAAATGGAGGATATCCTGATTGGCTTTTTGAAAAGACAAAGTCGCCTGGTACAAATGATACGGAGTATTTTAAATATAGCAGGAGATTATATCAAGAAATCTATCAACAAGTAAAAGATCTGTTTTACAAGGATAACGGGCCAATTATAGGAATTCAGATTGATAATGAATATGGGCTTTGCCATGGTCTAAGAGGATACGAAGGCCGGGAGCATATGATGATACTTAAAAAAATGGCACTTGAGATTGGATTTGATATTCCTATTTATACATCTACCGGGTGGGGAGGGTCGGTTGTTGTTGAAGGAGAATTTCTTCCTCTTATGGCAGCATATGTAGAAGGCTCTTGGGAACAACACATTGACGTAGTTCCTCCAAATATCAATTTTGTATTTACGTCAATAAGAGATGACTTAACAGTTGGTTCTGACCTATCGAAAAATGAGCATTTTAGCAGTTCATATGATATTAATAACTATCCTTTTGCCACCTGTGAATTAGGAGGCGGAATGCAAGCCAACTATCAGAGACGTCCTATAATAACTAAGGAAGATACGGAATCCATGGCCTTTGTAAAATTGGGTTCAGGAGCAATCATGCTTGGTTATTACATGTATCAGGGAGGTACAAATCCAATCGGAGAGTTAACAACACTTCAAGAGTCAAGAGCAACAGGCTATCCGAATGATTTGCCTAAACTTTCATATGATTACCAGGCACCTTTAGGGGAATACGGCCAAAGTAATCCATCTTATCATGCATTAAGACGATTACATTTATTCGCAAAAGATCAAGAAGCAATACTTACACAGGCCGCTAGTTTTATCCCAAATGACAATGAAATCCGACCAGATGACTCCTCAACGTTAAGATATGCTGTACGCTATTATGGAAATAGTGGATTTCTGTTTATAAATAATTATCAGCACAATCTTACTATGAGCCCTCATGAAGATTTATGTTTTAAAATTAAAACTGATAATGATACAATACAATTTCCACGAGTTGATTTAAAAAGTGGAGAATGGAGATTATTACCTTTTAATCAAAATCTGAATGGCATTAGAATGATATGTGCAACAGTGCAACCACTGACAAGTCTTCAGGTTTGTAATGAATATTATTATTTTTATTATGGTGATATGGATTATGACATAGAGTATAGGATGGATAGCTTAACAATAAAAGCAATTTTGTCCGGTAATGTATGTAGTAACTCTAATGGTGTGACCATTCTCAAACAAACCTTTAATAGAGATAATACAATTCTAGATCCAATTATACTTAAGAATCAGAACGGCGATACGATAAATATAGTTACTTTAACAAAACAACAAGCCACTCAATTAAATAAAGTTGATATTAATAATAACTCATATATTATAATATCTGAAGCGGACACTTATGTAGATGACCAACAAGTACAAGTTGTCTCAATAGGTGAAGAAGAAGTAACAGTTTTAACATTTCCAGCCCTGCCTTCTGAACAAAAATTAGATAAATATAGTTCGAATTCTGTAAATGGCATTTTTAACTTATACAGTGTCAGATGGACACCTGTAAAGCCGGCAATAAAATTAAATAAGCTTGGAGTATTAACAAACGGACATTTACAATATGCACTTATAGTAGAAAAGGAGTATTTAGCTGGCTGTACCGATGTATTTTTAGAGATTAATTTTGAAGGCGATATAGCAGAATTAACTCAAGATGGAAAATTAAAGGCTGATTGGTTTTATACAGGCTTAACTTGGAGGATTGGATTAAAAAGATTTGAGAAAGATTTGTGTAAAGGTAATTGGTTACTAGACATTAGTCCATTAAGTAAGGAGGCTTTTATTTATTTAGACAAATGGCCGGATATGGTAGATGATAAAGCACTTAATTTAGTAGATTATAAAATTGTTCCCGAATACAGAATAATATAATGGTAGTATAGCTAAATGTTAACACCGAGCGATTGTGAAGTATATTAGAATGTTAAACACAGGCATTTTGTAATTAAACCTCGGAATTAATATACCATTTTTCATTGCATCTATGTCAGGTGATTCCGATGTTATACATTATTTTCTTGAGTTAATAATATAACAATAGTATAATGTCTAATTAGTAAATACAATCATGTGTTAATACATGAACCATATTTATAGCAAAAAGTAAAAAGGGCGAATATAATAGGAGGCATATTGAAATGCACATGCGAAGGAAGAGGGTATTAATAGGTTTGTTATGTATAACCTTGTTAAGTATGGGGTACAAACCGTTAATATCAAGTGCAGCGACAGCAGGGAAAGACATAACATGGAAAAAAATAAGTCAAGAGTCAGAAAGCGGAAATTTAACGGATATTACCTATAATAAGAAAAAAATATACATAGCTGTTGGAGATGAGGGCACGATACTGCGTTCCAGCAATGGTTTGGACTGGAAACGAGTATCCTTACAGACAACATCTGATTTAAAGTCAATTGCAACCAATGGAAATGAGTTTATTGTGGTTGGAAGTGATGGTGTCATTATAAAATCAAAGGATGGCAGCACATGGATTAAGGCAGCTGTAACCTTTGATAAGCAACTAACATATCAAAGTATAACTGGAAAGAACCAAAAATATAACGATGAAAAATATAGTATTAACTGGAAAAAACAACCTAAGCAGAGCGAAGTGGAATTTCGAGATGTAATATGGGATGGAAAGAAATACGTTGCAGTTGGTCACTGGAAGGTTAATACAGGTACACTTAGAGCAGGAAAATATTCCGACTTTAAACAAGCCAGTTTGTATAGCGATTTTGTGGTAACATCGTCTGATGGGAAGAAGTGGAAGGCTGATTACACTGGTATGGAGAACATGGAGACAGTGGTATATACTGGTCAAAAATATTTCATTACATCCGAAACACAAATAGCATTTTCAACAGATTTAAAAAAATGGAAGATAACAACACCAAAAGTACGTGGAAGCATAATGGATATTATCTATGAAAATGGAAAATACATGATGATTAACTGGGATGGAAGCGTAGATTCTATGGGAGCTGCGATACATACCTCGACCAATGGAACAACATGGAAATCTGTTATTAATCCTACTAATTTGGGATCATTAACTCATGAAGTAGATGATACTATAAAGAAATATGGAAAAGCAAATGGATTTGCGAATTTATCCATGCGAACGGTGATTTGGGACGGCAGTAAGTATGTTATTGCAGGTTATAAAGGGATGATATTAACATCAAAAAATGGAGCTGCATGGAAAATGCTGAGTAATCGTTGGGAAGTCTATTACAAGGCATGGGGGTATACAGATGAAGCAGGAGAAACCGCTAATATTAATAAAATGGTTTATGATGGAGAACAGTATATACAAGTTGGAAATAATGGAACCATACTTGTAACAAAGGATTTGACAGAGGGAACGGTTGTCAGAGAGCGACTGCCGGCAGACTATACCAATGTTGTATACGATGGTAAAAGTAGGTATTTTGCGTATGGAACTGAAGAAAGTGAAGGGGTATTAGAGTCCGCTGATGGTTACAGCTGGACAAAAGTTGATTTTGGAGATAATATAAAAGGAATGAATACAGAAACCGTTGTAGCACATAATGGAACAGCGCTGATTGTCGGTAATACAAGTGCAAACGATGGTAATTGCTTTTACTATTATTCGAATAAAGTAGGGGATTGGAAAAAAATGAGCTTTTCTGATGAGTTTTCCTATACATACGGTTCACAATATTTAGATGGTAAATATCAGATTTTTACCAGACATGGGCTAATTACTTCGAAGGATGGTAAAAAATGGAGTGGTTATAGTCTAACAGATACAATGCCTCAAAAAATTGTTACCAATGGGAAAATATATGTTGGAATCAGAGCAACACATGATTTCTCCAAGAATATATGGGCAGGTAGTTTGTATACTGCAACTAATTATAATAAATGGACGAGTGTGAAGGTGAAAAAAGGAGGTAAAAGCTACCATTTATCAGCTTCTGATGTAGTATGGACGGGTAAGAAATTTGTAACCATTGGTGGAAAATTACTTGATAAAGATATTTTTAGCGATGAATATGTAGTAGCAACATCCTCTGATGGTAAAAATTGGATCATACAAGACAGCGAAGAAGATTTTGTAGCAGGTACCTATGGAAATAAAACCTTTCTGGCATTCGATAATGATGGATCTATATATGTATCTGCGGATGGTGTAAAATACACAAAGAAGAATAAAATGACCAACCAAAAATTAGCAGGCGGACTTTGGGATGGCAAGAAATTTATTATTGTGGGAGACATGGGGGTTATGTTTGCTTCAGTCAAATCAAAAAATACCACAATACCAATAAAAAGTAGTTATATAGAAAATAAAAGGGAATATGTACTTCAGTACTAACAATATTTTATTCTAGAAGGTAAAATAGATAAAATCAATTTATAGAAGGGTAAATCCTGACTTCCCATTATATTTTTATAACCGGTATATTAGTTCTTAAGAAAATAAAGAATATGTAAATCAAATGATTTGGTTTATATATTCTTTTATTTGTATAATCTGATAAAACGACAAAATAATAAAAGATATTATTTTAGCATATATTTGTAATATTATCCAAAAAGTGATATATTGGAAGTACTTATTGTAGCAATAAACCTGCTAATAAAGTAAAGACAAGGCTGAAAAAAATATCAAACAAATATGCGATAGGTTCGCTATAATTTATCAAGGCAAACTACAGATTATTTATAACTTGAACAGGACATGCTGTTGTCATTTTTGCGTGTTATGATAAATAAAAATATGATTACTGGAGGAATAGGTTATGAATGGTATGAAAGCTAATGTCGGTGTGGGTCTGTTTGTTCAAGATATAGGAAAGATGGTTTCGTTTTATAGAAACATCATGGAATTTGAGACCGATTGGGACGGTGGATTATTTGCTGAGTTTAAAACAAACAGTGGTCCTTTATCATTATTTATGTATGATCGAAAAGCTTTTGCAGAAGCTGTAGGTGAGCCCCATTACCCGCCAAAGGGAATTAACCTGACAATGGAAATTGGTATTTGGCTTCCAAATTTTTCTGATGTTGACAAAGAATATGAGCGATTAATGACACTTGGAGTAAAGTCATTTACAGGTGAGCCTGTAACCTATCCATTTGGTATACGAAATTTTTATGTTGCAGATCCTGAAGGTAATTTGCTTGAAATCGGAAGTAGAGGGCATGAGGAAGAAAATAGGAGATGACTAATGCATGTTAAACCTACACTATTAATTATTACATATAATAAAGAAAAGATATTTATTTTTACTAGATTGAGGTATAATGTGAGTTGATATAGATACAAAACCTCTTATTGATGTATTTGTATCAAAGTTATTTATAAACTATGTATGATGGC
The nucleotide sequence above comes from Anaerocolumna cellulosilytica. Encoded proteins:
- a CDS encoding WD40/YVTN/BNR-like repeat-containing protein; protein product: MHMRRKRVLIGLLCITLLSMGYKPLISSAATAGKDITWKKISQESESGNLTDITYNKKKIYIAVGDEGTILRSSNGLDWKRVSLQTTSDLKSIATNGNEFIVVGSDGVIIKSKDGSTWIKAAVTFDKQLTYQSITGKNQKYNDEKYSINWKKQPKQSEVEFRDVIWDGKKYVAVGHWKVNTGTLRAGKYSDFKQASLYSDFVVTSSDGKKWKADYTGMENMETVVYTGQKYFITSETQIAFSTDLKKWKITTPKVRGSIMDIIYENGKYMMINWDGSVDSMGAAIHTSTNGTTWKSVINPTNLGSLTHEVDDTIKKYGKANGFANLSMRTVIWDGSKYVIAGYKGMILTSKNGAAWKMLSNRWEVYYKAWGYTDEAGETANINKMVYDGEQYIQVGNNGTILVTKDLTEGTVVRERLPADYTNVVYDGKSRYFAYGTEESEGVLESADGYSWTKVDFGDNIKGMNTETVVAHNGTALIVGNTSANDGNCFYYYSNKVGDWKKMSFSDEFSYTYGSQYLDGKYQIFTRHGLITSKDGKKWSGYSLTDTMPQKIVTNGKIYVGIRATHDFSKNIWAGSLYTATNYNKWTSVKVKKGGKSYHLSASDVVWTGKKFVTIGGKLLDKDIFSDEYVVATSSDGKNWIIQDSEEDFVAGTYGNKTFLAFDNDGSIYVSADGVKYTKKNKMTNQKLAGGLWDGKKFIIVGDMGVMFASVKSKNTTIPIKSSYIENKREYVLQY
- a CDS encoding alpha/beta fold hydrolase, translating into MIIKETENKELPTIILLHGGGLSWWSLKPIIEQLKMNFHVVTPIIEGHGEAGKDTFVSIENYAHKLIEFIDKQYNGKIFAIGGLSIGAQIVTEIISFRNDITEYAIIESALIYPIKGMTFITVPTYKLFYGLIKKRWFSKLQAKTLCVPKNMFEQYYDESLKITKESLINITLSNGNYCLNDSICHTKAKVLVIVGEKELRIMKKSSLRLHELIADSELYIAPHMGHGGISLLYPEKYVALITNFFKKKK
- a CDS encoding AraC family transcriptional regulator, which codes for MYKDNLKLTSSMGTTLYIPENIIEKERKDTFLENMIITKIGYFKEAKRHAVERPGINEYIMLYCIEGNGWLRTDEMTKLISKGNLVLLESNTPHAYGAAQDNPWSIYWVHFIGKGIADIFYRLEISKQSPIVQVGVRAELSLSMEVALRTLSNGYSFSDLFHASSTLQNFFSNILQIKTYSHLQATNNINLEDLILFMKSNIQEVYTLEQLADKMCMSKYHFSRKFKERTGYSPIDYFTRMKIQKACELLETSLVEIKVISEYLSFSTPYYFSEVFKKITGYSPKNYRKKYGLVL
- a CDS encoding beta-galactosidase; the encoded protein is MKEININLPSTEGIKSETIMSGNNLNGVNIGVNRTHFFKNDAPWFPITGEFHYSRYPSEYWKEALYRAKAGGLDTIATYVFWIHHEEIEGTFKWSGRFDVKRFITLCKEVGLNVILRIGPWDHGEVRNGGYPDWLFEKTKSPGTNDTEYFKYSRRLYQEIYQQVKDLFYKDNGPIIGIQIDNEYGLCHGLRGYEGREHMMILKKMALEIGFDIPIYTSTGWGGSVVVEGEFLPLMAAYVEGSWEQHIDVVPPNINFVFTSIRDDLTVGSDLSKNEHFSSSYDINNYPFATCELGGGMQANYQRRPIITKEDTESMAFVKLGSGAIMLGYYMYQGGTNPIGELTTLQESRATGYPNDLPKLSYDYQAPLGEYGQSNPSYHALRRLHLFAKDQEAILTQAASFIPNDNEIRPDDSSTLRYAVRYYGNSGFLFINNYQHNLTMSPHEDLCFKIKTDNDTIQFPRVDLKSGEWRLLPFNQNLNGIRMICATVQPLTSLQVCNEYYYFYYGDMDYDIEYRMDSLTIKAILSGNVCSNSNGVTILKQTFNRDNTILDPIILKNQNGDTINIVTLTKQQATQLNKVDINNNSYIIISEADTYVDDQQVQVVSIGEEEVTVLTFPALPSEQKLDKYSSNSVNGIFNLYSVRWTPVKPAIKLNKLGVLTNGHLQYALIVEKEYLAGCTDVFLEINFEGDIAELTQDGKLKADWFYTGLTWRIGLKRFEKDLCKGNWLLDISPLSKEAFIYLDKWPDMVDDKALNLVDYKIVPEYRII
- a CDS encoding VOC family protein, translated to MNGMKANVGVGLFVQDIGKMVSFYRNIMEFETDWDGGLFAEFKTNSGPLSLFMYDRKAFAEAVGEPHYPPKGINLTMEIGIWLPNFSDVDKEYERLMTLGVKSFTGEPVTYPFGIRNFYVADPEGNLLEIGSRGHEEENRR